The Streptomyces sp. NBC_00344 genome includes a window with the following:
- a CDS encoding pyridoxal phosphate-dependent aminotransferase produces the protein MEFRQSNKLSEVCYEIRGPVIEHADALEEAGHSVLRLNTGNPALFGFEAPEEIVQDMIRMLPRAHGYTDSRGVLSARRAVVQRYQDLGLADVTVDDVFLGNGVSELISMAMQALIEDGDEVLIPAPDFPLWTAVTTLAGGKAVHYICDESADWNPDLDDMASRITDRTKALVIINPNNPTGAVYPREVVEGMLGLARRHGLMVLADEIYDQILYDDAVHHSAAALAPDLLVLTFCGLSKTYRVAGFRSGWLVVTGPKQHARNYLEGLTMLASMRLCANAPAQYAIQAALGGRQSIRELTAPGGRLHEQRDRAWEKLNEIPGVSCVKPKGALYAFPRLDPKIHRIHDDEKFVLDLLLREKIQVVQGTGFNWPRPDHFRILTLPHADDLDAAISRIGRFLNGYRQ, from the coding sequence ATGGAGTTCCGCCAGTCCAACAAGTTGAGCGAGGTCTGTTACGAGATCCGGGGCCCGGTGATCGAACACGCCGACGCGCTGGAGGAAGCGGGCCACAGCGTGCTCCGTCTCAACACCGGAAACCCTGCCCTCTTCGGCTTCGAGGCTCCGGAGGAGATCGTCCAGGACATGATCCGGATGCTGCCCCGGGCGCATGGCTACACCGATTCCAGAGGTGTCCTCTCGGCCCGCCGCGCCGTCGTGCAGCGCTACCAGGACCTGGGTCTCGCCGATGTCACCGTCGACGACGTCTTTCTCGGGAACGGTGTGTCCGAGCTGATCTCCATGGCGATGCAGGCACTGATCGAGGACGGCGACGAAGTCCTCATTCCCGCACCGGACTTCCCGCTGTGGACTGCGGTGACCACGCTGGCGGGCGGCAAGGCCGTGCACTACATCTGTGATGAATCCGCCGACTGGAACCCCGACCTCGACGACATGGCGTCGAGGATCACCGATCGCACCAAGGCCCTGGTGATCATCAATCCCAACAACCCCACCGGCGCCGTCTATCCGCGCGAGGTCGTCGAGGGCATGCTCGGCCTCGCCCGACGGCACGGCCTGATGGTCCTCGCCGACGAGATCTATGACCAGATCCTGTATGACGACGCGGTCCATCACAGCGCGGCGGCCCTCGCCCCTGACCTGTTGGTACTGACCTTCTGCGGTCTCTCGAAGACCTACCGGGTGGCCGGCTTCCGCTCCGGCTGGCTGGTCGTCACGGGCCCGAAACAGCACGCGAGGAACTACCTCGAAGGCCTCACCATGCTGGCCTCCATGCGGCTGTGCGCCAATGCGCCGGCGCAGTACGCCATCCAGGCCGCGCTGGGCGGACGCCAGTCCATCAGGGAGCTGACCGCGCCGGGCGGCCGTCTGCACGAACAGCGTGACAGGGCATGGGAGAAGCTCAACGAGATCCCGGGTGTCTCCTGCGTGAAGCCCAAGGGGGCGCTGTACGCCTTCCCGCGGCTGGACCCCAAGATTCACAGGATCCACGACGACGAGAAGTTCGTCCTCGATCTGCTGCTGCGCGAGAAGATCCAGGTCGTCCAGGGCACCGGCTTCAACTGGCCGCGCCCCGACCACTTCCGGATCCTGACCCTTCCGCACGCCGACGACCTCGATGCCGCGATCAGCCGTATCGGCCGCTTCCTGAACGGCTATCGCCAGTGA
- a CDS encoding TerD family protein: MTAMTPGSNIPLPTAHVVVDVAAPVRLDVSGLLLTADGKVRSDDDFIFYNQPSGPGVSHRSGGGSAPDAIVVDTAALPPGIEKIVVTASPDAAGQTFEGIEPTATVRNAQDGSELATFTPPRLGTETALVIVEIYLRNGAWKVRAVGQGYANGLAGIATDFGVSVEEPAAPAPVPASAPPMPQAPPAPAADPRVAAPAAAAPPAAPAPAAAGRINLDKGRVSLRKNETVSLVKAGKPLLSQVKMGLGWEPAFRGKDIDLDASVIAYGPQRNHIDSCYFGKLSILGGAVKHSGDNLTGEGAGDDEVIVVDLGRIPAETTALVFTVNSFTGQKFTEVAKAYCRLIDAASGEELVRFDLTDAEPQTGVLMAKLIRQFSGEWEMTAVGDFVKSRTVRGMVKPGAQAL, from the coding sequence ATGACCGCAATGACCCCTGGCTCGAACATCCCGCTCCCGACCGCCCATGTCGTGGTGGACGTCGCCGCTCCGGTGCGGCTCGACGTGTCGGGCCTGCTGCTCACCGCCGACGGCAAGGTGCGCTCCGACGACGACTTCATCTTCTACAACCAGCCGTCGGGCCCGGGTGTCAGTCACCGGTCCGGCGGGGGCTCAGCGCCGGACGCGATCGTGGTGGACACCGCGGCCCTGCCGCCCGGCATCGAGAAGATCGTCGTCACCGCGAGCCCCGACGCGGCCGGCCAGACCTTCGAGGGCATCGAACCCACGGCCACCGTCCGCAACGCACAGGACGGCAGCGAACTCGCCACCTTCACCCCACCACGGCTGGGCACGGAGACGGCGCTGGTCATCGTGGAGATCTACCTGCGCAACGGCGCCTGGAAGGTCCGGGCGGTGGGTCAGGGATATGCGAACGGGCTCGCCGGTATCGCGACCGACTTCGGCGTCTCGGTGGAGGAGCCCGCCGCCCCGGCGCCGGTCCCCGCCTCCGCCCCGCCCATGCCGCAGGCACCCCCGGCGCCCGCCGCGGACCCGAGGGTCGCGGCGCCCGCCGCTGCCGCTCCCCCGGCTGCGCCCGCGCCGGCCGCCGCGGGCCGCATCAACCTCGACAAGGGCCGGGTCAGCCTGCGGAAGAACGAGACGGTCTCGCTGGTCAAGGCCGGCAAGCCGCTCCTCTCCCAGGTGAAGATGGGCCTCGGCTGGGAGCCGGCATTCCGCGGCAAGGACATCGATCTCGACGCGTCGGTCATCGCCTACGGCCCGCAGCGCAACCACATCGACAGCTGCTACTTCGGCAAGCTCTCGATTCTCGGCGGTGCGGTCAAGCACTCCGGCGACAACCTCACGGGCGAGGGTGCGGGCGACGACGAGGTGATCGTCGTCGATCTCGGCCGGATCCCCGCCGAGACGACGGCTCTGGTCTTCACGGTCAACTCCTTCACCGGCCAGAAGTTCACCGAGGTGGCGAAGGCCTACTGCCGGCTGATCGACGCTGCGAGCGGCGAGGAGCTGGTCCGCTTCGACCTGACCGACGCGGAGCCCCAGACGGGGGTACTGATGGCCAAGCTGATCAGGCAGTTCTCCGGCGAATGGGAGATGACGGCGGTGGGTGACTTCGTGAAGTCCCGTACGGTCCGCGGCATGGTGAAGCCCGGGGCTCAGGCGCTCTAG
- a CDS encoding zinc-dependent alcohol dehydrogenase family protein produces the protein MKAAIIESVGKVGYGEVPDPTPGPRDVIVEVAACGLCGTDLHILQGEFAPTLPVVPGHEFAGTVVALGSDVTSLAAGDRVAVDPSLYCFECRYCRLGHNNMCERWAAIGVTTAGGAAEYAVAPAANCVRLPDHVRTEDAALIEPLSCAVRGYDVLNSRLGSHVLIYGSGTMGLMMLELAKRTGAASVDVVDINEERLATARGLGCSSAARAADELGRAPRGWDVVIDATGNAAAIQDGLGRVAKAGTYLQFGVADYATRATIDPYRIYNQEITITGSMAVLHSYERAAELFAAGVLDPEIFISDRLSLESYPDALERFASGLGRKIVVLPGR, from the coding sequence ATGAAGGCCGCCATCATCGAATCCGTCGGCAAGGTCGGATACGGGGAGGTGCCCGACCCCACTCCAGGGCCGCGGGACGTGATCGTCGAAGTGGCCGCCTGCGGACTGTGCGGTACCGACCTGCACATCCTGCAGGGCGAGTTCGCTCCCACCCTGCCGGTGGTACCCGGCCATGAGTTCGCCGGCACCGTCGTGGCGCTCGGCAGCGACGTGACATCGCTGGCGGCCGGGGACCGGGTGGCCGTCGACCCCTCCTTGTACTGCTTCGAGTGCCGCTACTGCCGCCTCGGTCACAACAACATGTGCGAGAGGTGGGCGGCGATCGGGGTGACCACAGCGGGCGGCGCCGCCGAGTACGCGGTGGCGCCTGCCGCCAACTGCGTCAGGCTGCCCGACCACGTGCGGACCGAGGACGCGGCGCTGATCGAACCGCTCTCCTGCGCGGTACGCGGCTATGACGTCCTGAACAGCAGGCTCGGCTCGCATGTGCTGATCTACGGCTCCGGGACGATGGGCCTGATGATGCTGGAGCTGGCGAAGCGGACCGGGGCGGCGAGCGTCGATGTCGTCGACATCAACGAGGAGCGGCTGGCCACCGCCCGCGGGCTCGGCTGCTCGTCGGCGGCCCGAGCCGCCGACGAGCTGGGCCGTGCACCGCGGGGCTGGGACGTCGTCATCGACGCCACCGGAAACGCGGCGGCCATCCAGGACGGGCTGGGGCGGGTGGCCAAGGCCGGGACGTATCTGCAGTTCGGCGTCGCGGACTATGCGACCCGGGCGACCATCGACCCGTACCGGATCTACAACCAGGAGATCACCATCACCGGCTCCATGGCGGTGCTGCACAGTTACGAGAGGGCTGCCGAGTTGTTCGCCGCGGGGGTCCTCGATCCGGAGATCTTCATCAGCGACCGGCTGTCCCTGGAGAGCTACCCGGATGCGCTGGAACGCTTCGCGTCCGGTCTCGGACGGAAAATCGTGGTGCTGCCCGGGCGCTGA
- a CDS encoding carbohydrate ABC transporter permease, with amino-acid sequence MTSLDTPAATSTGSSAGAPPDTGRTARRKGAALGLAAWLAGILFFLPIAWMALTSFHAETDAATNPPSLLASLTLDGYRDFFGAGGGAGPWPALINSAVASVVSTLCVLMLAMPAAYALSIRPVKKWTDVLFFFLSTKMLPVVAGLLPVYLFAKNTGMLDNIWMLVILYTSMNLPIAVWMMQSFLAEVPVAIIEAARVDGARLPVILTRIVAPISAPGIAATALICFIFSWNELLFARVLTGVVAQTAPVFLTGFITSQGLFLAKVCAASLVISLPVLAAGFAAQDKLVQGLSLGAVK; translated from the coding sequence ATGACGTCCCTCGACACACCTGCCGCGACATCCACCGGTTCTTCCGCCGGCGCACCTCCCGACACCGGGCGCACCGCGCGCAGAAAGGGCGCTGCGCTCGGACTCGCCGCCTGGCTCGCGGGGATCCTCTTCTTTCTGCCCATCGCCTGGATGGCGCTGACCTCCTTCCACGCGGAGACGGACGCCGCCACCAACCCGCCGTCGCTGCTCGCCTCCCTCACCCTCGACGGCTACCGCGACTTCTTCGGCGCGGGCGGAGGCGCCGGCCCCTGGCCGGCGCTGATCAACTCGGCCGTGGCGTCGGTGGTGTCCACCCTGTGCGTCCTGATGCTGGCGATGCCCGCCGCGTACGCACTCTCCATCCGGCCGGTGAAGAAGTGGACCGACGTCCTGTTCTTCTTCCTCTCCACGAAGATGCTGCCGGTGGTCGCCGGGCTGCTGCCGGTCTATCTGTTCGCGAAGAACACCGGGATGCTCGACAACATCTGGATGCTGGTCATCCTCTACACCTCGATGAACCTTCCGATCGCGGTGTGGATGATGCAGTCCTTCCTGGCGGAGGTGCCGGTGGCCATCATCGAGGCCGCCCGGGTCGACGGAGCCCGGCTGCCGGTGATCCTGACCCGGATCGTCGCCCCGATCTCCGCGCCCGGTATCGCCGCCACCGCACTGATCTGCTTCATCTTCAGCTGGAACGAGCTGCTCTTCGCACGGGTACTGACCGGTGTGGTCGCCCAGACAGCGCCCGTCTTCCTGACCGGCTTCATCACCAGCCAGGGCCTGTTCCTGGCCAAGGTGTGCGCCGCGTCGCTCGTCATCTCCCTGCCGGTGCTCGCCGCGGGGTTCGCCGCCCAGGACAAACTGGTCCAGGGCCTTTCGCTGGGAGCCGTGAAATGA
- a CDS encoding carbohydrate ABC transporter permease, protein MTATAAPTLPALAPPPGGRLRAWATRAPLLPALLFMIVVTQLPFVATVVISFFDWNALYPKARHFTGFANYSDVLTDPALRKSVFTTVLLTVTVVLVSLVIGLILALLLDRRFKGRGFVRTLLIAPFLVVPVAAALLWKHVLYNPEYGLFNGLLHWVGGNGAPQPDWVSNTPLLAVEASLVWQWTPFMMLILLAGLQSRSPELIEAARIDGAGGWQVFRYLTLPHLRRYLELGALLGSIYIVQNFDAVFTITSGGLGTANLPYTVYQAFYQAHENGLASAAGVLVVIGTIIIATFALRVVSSLFNEEASRA, encoded by the coding sequence ATGACTGCAACCGCCGCTCCGACCCTGCCCGCCCTCGCACCCCCGCCAGGCGGCCGGCTGCGCGCCTGGGCCACCCGGGCCCCGCTGCTCCCCGCTCTGCTCTTCATGATCGTGGTCACCCAGCTGCCCTTCGTGGCAACGGTGGTGATCTCCTTCTTCGACTGGAACGCGCTCTATCCCAAGGCGCGGCACTTCACCGGTTTCGCCAACTACTCCGACGTCCTCACCGATCCGGCCCTTCGCAAGTCGGTCTTCACCACCGTGCTGCTGACCGTGACGGTGGTACTCGTCAGCCTGGTCATCGGGCTGATCCTGGCCCTGCTCCTGGACCGCAGGTTCAAGGGGCGCGGATTCGTCCGCACGCTCCTGATCGCACCGTTCCTGGTGGTCCCGGTCGCGGCGGCGCTGCTCTGGAAGCATGTGCTGTACAACCCGGAGTACGGGCTCTTCAACGGACTGCTGCACTGGGTGGGTGGCAACGGCGCGCCGCAGCCCGACTGGGTCTCCAACACGCCGCTGCTCGCGGTGGAGGCATCGCTCGTCTGGCAGTGGACACCGTTCATGATGCTCATCCTGCTCGCCGGTCTGCAGAGCCGCTCGCCCGAGCTGATCGAGGCGGCCAGGATCGACGGGGCCGGCGGCTGGCAGGTCTTCCGCTACCTGACGCTTCCTCATCTGCGGCGCTATCTCGAGCTCGGTGCACTGCTCGGCTCCATCTACATCGTGCAGAACTTCGACGCGGTCTTCACCATCACATCGGGCGGCCTGGGCACCGCGAACCTCCCGTACACCGTCTATCAGGCCTTCTACCAGGCACATGAGAACGGACTCGCCTCCGCCGCGGGTGTGCTGGTGGTCATCGGCACGATCATCATCGCGACCTTCGCGCTCCGCGTGGTCTCGTCCCTCTTCAACGAGGAGGCATCCCGGGCATGA
- a CDS encoding ABC transporter substrate-binding protein, with amino-acid sequence MPRQSRRRPRTVLVQAAAGVLLTSLLSGCWTGAGGNGSGGNSINVLMVNNPQMTELQKLTAAHFTRETGIKVNFTVLPENDVRDKISQDFANQAGQYDVATLSNYEIPIYARNGWLHEIGGYAAGDKAFDQQDILPALRQSLTGDDKKLYGEPFYGESSFLMYRKDVFAKKHLKMPARPTWQQIADLAARADGAKPGMKGICLRGLPGWGELAAPLTTVVNTFGGTWFDKNWKARVDSPAFKQAVDFYVQLVRNHGESGAAQSGFAECLNDLTQSKTAMWYDATSAAGSLESASSPVKGKIGYVPAPVEKTRSSGWLYTWAWGIQKTSHNPDKAWKFISWASSKKYEELVGRKSGWSDAPAGKRASTYANPSYRKVSAAFADTTLNAIKSARPSDPGVQARPAPGIQFVGIPEFTDLGTKVSQEISAAIAGRQSVDSAIKASQRLASKIAKEYEGR; translated from the coding sequence ATGCCACGTCAGAGCCGACGGAGGCCACGCACCGTGCTCGTGCAGGCCGCCGCGGGGGTCCTGCTCACCAGTCTGCTCTCCGGTTGCTGGACCGGTGCCGGAGGAAACGGATCGGGCGGGAACTCGATCAACGTCCTGATGGTCAACAACCCGCAGATGACGGAGTTGCAGAAGCTCACCGCCGCCCACTTCACCCGGGAGACCGGCATCAAGGTGAACTTCACCGTGCTGCCCGAGAACGATGTGCGCGACAAGATCAGCCAGGACTTCGCCAACCAGGCCGGGCAGTACGACGTCGCGACCCTGAGCAACTACGAGATACCCATCTACGCCAGGAACGGCTGGCTGCACGAGATCGGCGGTTACGCGGCAGGCGACAAGGCGTTCGACCAGCAGGACATCCTTCCCGCGCTGCGCCAGTCCCTCACAGGCGACGACAAGAAGCTCTACGGCGAGCCCTTCTACGGCGAGTCCTCCTTCCTGATGTACCGCAAGGACGTCTTCGCGAAGAAGCATCTGAAGATGCCGGCCCGCCCCACCTGGCAGCAGATCGCCGACCTCGCCGCCAGGGCGGACGGCGCGAAGCCGGGAATGAAGGGCATCTGTCTGCGCGGTCTGCCCGGCTGGGGCGAACTGGCCGCCCCGTTGACCACGGTCGTCAACACCTTTGGCGGCACCTGGTTCGACAAGAACTGGAAGGCACGTGTGGACTCCCCCGCCTTCAAGCAGGCCGTCGACTTCTATGTGCAACTGGTACGCAATCACGGTGAGTCGGGGGCCGCGCAGTCCGGATTCGCCGAGTGCCTCAATGACCTCACCCAGTCCAAGACCGCGATGTGGTACGACGCGACATCCGCCGCCGGATCGCTGGAATCGGCTTCGTCCCCGGTCAAGGGCAAGATCGGCTACGTACCCGCGCCGGTGGAGAAGACCAGGAGCTCCGGCTGGCTCTACACCTGGGCCTGGGGCATCCAGAAGACGTCCCACAACCCGGACAAGGCGTGGAAGTTCATCTCCTGGGCGTCGAGCAAGAAGTACGAGGAACTCGTCGGCAGGAAGTCCGGCTGGTCCGACGCCCCGGCAGGCAAGCGCGCCTCCACCTACGCCAACCCCTCGTACCGCAAGGTGTCCGCGGCCTTCGCGGACACCACGCTCAATGCCATCAAGAGCGCCAGGCCGAGCGATCCCGGGGTGCAGGCGAGGCCGGCGCCCGGTATTCAGTTCGTCGGTATTCCCGAGTTCACCGATCTCGGGACCAAGGTCTCCCAGGAGATCAGCGCGGCCATCGCCGGACGCCAGTCGGTGGATTCCGCCATCAAGGCATCCCAGCGGCTCGCCTCGAAGATCGCGAAGGAGTACGAGGGACGATGA
- a CDS encoding DeoR/GlpR family DNA-binding transcription regulator, whose product MSAEQRQREIVLAARRSGSVDVAELSAQLGVAKETVRRDLRALEDHGLVRRTHGGAYPVESAGFETTLDFRTTMHVPEKRRIAAAAAQLVGDAETVFVDEGFTPQLIAEALPHDRPLTVVTASLQTASALAAAEKTSVLLLGGRLRSGTMATVDHWATRMLSGFVIDLAFIGANGISREHGLTTPDPAVGEVKAQAVRAARRRVFVGNHTKFGAASFCRFAEVTDFESIVTSTLLPSSEAHRYSLLGPQVIRV is encoded by the coding sequence GTGAGCGCGGAGCAACGACAGCGGGAGATCGTCCTGGCCGCCAGACGGTCGGGTTCGGTCGATGTCGCGGAGCTGTCCGCGCAGCTCGGCGTCGCCAAGGAGACCGTACGCCGAGACCTGCGGGCGCTGGAGGACCACGGTCTGGTCCGGCGTACGCACGGCGGGGCCTACCCGGTCGAGAGCGCCGGTTTCGAGACGACGCTCGACTTCCGCACCACCATGCACGTCCCCGAGAAACGCCGGATCGCCGCGGCCGCTGCCCAGCTGGTCGGTGACGCGGAAACGGTCTTCGTCGACGAGGGGTTCACCCCTCAGCTGATCGCCGAGGCGCTGCCGCACGACCGTCCGCTCACGGTGGTCACCGCATCGCTGCAGACGGCGAGTGCACTGGCCGCCGCCGAGAAGACATCGGTCTTGCTCCTCGGCGGCCGGCTGCGGTCCGGCACCATGGCCACCGTCGATCACTGGGCGACCCGGATGCTGTCCGGCTTCGTCATCGATCTGGCGTTCATCGGTGCCAACGGCATCTCCCGCGAACACGGACTCACCACCCCCGACCCGGCGGTCGGCGAGGTCAAGGCACAGGCCGTCAGAGCCGCCAGGCGCCGGGTGTTCGTGGGCAATCACACCAAGTTCGGCGCCGCCAGCTTCTGCCGGTTCGCCGAGGTCACCGACTTCGAGTCGATCGTCACCAGCACGCTGCTTCCCTCGTCGGAGGCACACCGCTACTCCCTGCTGGGCCCGCAGGTCATCCGCGTCTGA